Genomic DNA from Xiphophorus hellerii strain 12219 chromosome 16, Xiphophorus_hellerii-4.1, whole genome shotgun sequence:
CTCAAGTTATTTCTAAGTTTCAATATCAACAAGCTCTACTAGTTCTGATAAAAAAGAGAGTGGCAAAAGAACAAGACAGAACCACGCTTGAACTGttttaaggcaaaaaaaaatgtactaaGGGGCAATCGTCCATCTTTAGTGAAagtttatatttgtgtttttatgatgaaaaccattttgaaatgccttgttgctgaaaggtgctatgcAAATACAATGTGTTTGATGTATTTATAAGTtcatatgtttattttagaaaaagcCACAGTAAATTCATATTTGTGCACCCAGTTCTTATTTTTACTATTGCAGGAGCATTTTTGAATAATCATTCTATcctacaaatatatatatatatctacaagGGGGTGTTTGTGTAAGAGAGAGGGTATTATTCATTAGGGCAAAATTTCTTTAACAtgtaatctgaaaataaaacctacAATCTGCTCGATAGGAAATGTTCCTAACCACCGGAGTAAAGGCTGTGTGAATCGGTGTTCCAGCAAAGTGAAAACGCAATGCAATCATTtgcaaatcattttttatttcagagtgAAGCGTGGCTGACTCCAACCATATGACAACAGTATAGCACATATTTAGGAGTTAAGTCATATATAAAGTTCTTGTTCGTTTACCGGGTCTGATAACATTGCTGCACTGTAATGCTGATGATTACAGGCTACGGGTGTTTTGAAacaactttttatgttttttttcgaCACTCCACTACCAGTGTCTGTGAGTCATTTGAATCTCTGATGTAGTCATCGGATTCGAAACAGCGATGCTGCGAATGGCATCAGGTAGATTTTACAATCAAAGCTAGAAAAGCAGCATCTCCTTTGATTTCAGTGAAGTTGGCATTGATTCAAACCGATCTTGTACAATTTTTAATCATTCAAACtaaatgaatcacattttctACAATTGAACAAAAACGgctataatttttctttttttttccatgggCAGTACCTGTGAGTTCACCATCAGGTgctggttgttttattttgattttcataTTTGCTTGCTTTAATCTGGTCAAATTTTGTACAAACTTAGCTTACAATAATTAATGAAAAGCAATTTCCTGAGTTCCAGTTGTGAGCGATCAAACCGAGATGCCGTTTTAAATTTGGTCAGAAAGtaataatataacaaaaatactCACGGTAACACTGGGTTACACACAAATTGAAATGTTCATATTTACATATTGCTTTTCGGCTGTGTGAATCCCAACTGGTCACGGAAGCTGGCTTCAATGATCCACACTGGTTTGAGATTGTAGAAAAACAGTCTTGCATTACGGTGGAATCTACACCTCAGTTTGAGAGTGGTCAGGCTATACACGGTTAGGTCACCAGAAGTTTAGGTTGCCGTGCCAGCAGACCAGGCAGTGttattgaaattaaaatcagtcTGACGGACTGAAGGTTAGCTGGCAGAAAAGAGATCTGGATTAAAACTTCAGAGTGGAACATGCAGGTGCAATACGACGACGACCGTACGATGTCTGGTTGACAACGTGAAAGACATTCTTTATATTCTGCAAATCAGCATTATCAGGAGAAAAATAccgttttctttttattgtcaaGAGAGTATTTAGCTAAACGCTTTAGCTTACTCCTTCCAGATCTGCAGCATGGGTGGTACATTCAGAGATCAATTACCAACAAACAGTCTTACAGTCGGCCCTGATAACAGGGTGTTCTCTTCCGTTCACCTCTTCATTAAATTAGGCAAATCATCTCACTACCGTCTAATTGACACTGCGTTACTCTACTTTATTATTGCTGTTGAGGACATACACTTTATGAAAGGAGTTTTAGATTTACGATCATTTAAACGAAGTAAGAATGAGGAAAACGTGTTCAGTTCAATCAACtcatgacacaaaaaaaaatcatgcaaagtTCAATCATCCTAAATCACCTCCCTGTtgaacacagaataaaaatgtcCCTACGAGGGTTTTCAGTcgtcatattaaaaaaaaaaacatttaagccaaaataaaatctacgtgaacaaaactgtaaaaatacaaaacaaaacaatcattcCTTTCTGCTTTTCAGTGAAAGAGCATAAAAAGCAagactttgaaacatttttgctttaccATCTTGAAGCTTCACAGCATATTTCTAGTAAAACAAGTACTGTCAGTGCACCCAGAGGTGCTAACGTTCCTCCTGAGACAGTGCCTGTCCCTGGCGATGCTGGAATACAGTGTGAGGAAGCTCAAAATAACCCATTCTGACTCAGtcaaccagcagcagcagtggggTCTGACATGCTAGAGTGATTATATACTAACCGTGCCACGACGGAACAGTTCTCTAATGTTTCATTGTGTAGAGTATGACACTGAAATGGACAcggccgttttttttttattcattttgaagaCTGTTTGTTCAAAGAACAACCGGATCCCAAATAAGCCTGGAAAGTTTTTGGGAGTGCATGCCAGGCCGCTGGATCTCCATGCACGTCATCAGAGCCATACTCTTTCGTAAAGGAagtagctttttgtttttactggaaCCCTGCCGCACGTGCTGGACCTCAACAGAGTCCCCGAAGAGTCCTGAATCTCTGCAAAAGGCTACCTGCCTTTGAGCCGAGACAACCTGGAGGGGAAGGGGGAAGGGGTGAAAAGGTCAGCTTTTAAAAAGTCCactgagtaaaacaaaaatattaattttgattatgTGTATTGCTTTTGGTTTAGAAACTTACTTTTTCAACAAGACATCTCTGTAGGAGGCAGCCTCCACTAGCATCCACTGGGAGGCCCGTTTCCCCATATCTTTGCTTTCTGGTCTCACCGCCTCATTCCAGGTATCCCTCAAACACGTCCAGCTCCGGATCTGTGTCATAAGGTACGGAGGCCGGGTCGGACAGCACTCCAAGGTCCACCAGCGCCTGGTCCATGTCCTCGGGCAGGAACACTATTCCCACATTTAGGACAATGTACTCCATCAGAAAAGCATAGTAGAGTATGAGGACGTTCACAAAAAACAGGcccaaataaaacatatatgGGAGCTCGTCCAAAAGCAATACCACCGAATCTAGCTGGGCATAAACCGAGCGTGTCATAGAAAACACAGACAGCCGCGGTCTGGTGTGAGCAGGGCTTGATTCGGGCTCGGTCGGTGGTGACTATCGTGGACAATTGGTCTGAGTTAGTGGGACAGGCGCATCCATTTCGGCTCGGCCCGACTTGCAGTGGCAACCGAGGAAGCTTTGCGGTTTTCAGCTGTTTATCTGTACGGTCCTGAAGAAAATAAGAAGAAAGCGGGCAAAGTGAACGGCGACGCGCTCATTGCTAATAATAACTCAAGGACGGTGTTCAAATGTCGTTCTAGCTTGCTCGACGCATTCTCCACATTGGTTTCCTGGGGGTTGCCGAATTCACGCCATGCCAGCTGGCCACGGCTAAAAACAGTTGCATCCAAGGTTAGCCAAAACAAACTCgaacatttgtatttgtgacGGTCTTGGTGTGCTCCTGCACAGCGAGGAAAAAGACACGGGTAATCAAAAACAGCTCATTTCCACGATGTTCCCAAAGCTAGATGTCCCGGAACGTTTATGCCAACTATATCAAAACACAGACTACCACCAAGCGAAGTCGAAGCCCTGGCCGTTTGATTGGCTCGCTAATTAGCTTTCTTTACAGTGATTGGCTAATAGAGATGTCAATCAGGGCAGAAGGTCGAAATGAGGAATAATCGTCGCATGAAATAAGCGTCACTACCAACAGGAGAACTTGTAGTTCCTTCCAGAGAGACGCCGCATTGGCCCGTAGAAACGACACGTGAACAAGTCCGCCATATTGGGAGTGGCGAGTTCGCATGGAAACCAACACAGGTTTGACTGGGAACTGGTTTTTTTATGTAGGAGAGAGAatgcttttgtaatttaatacaaaaatggGGAAAATTTAGAATAACttacattataaaaatgtattagaaTTGTTGGAACGCTATTCTTATCCTCattctttttaacatttaagtaaatacatatatattcaGATGTAAACTCGGgcacactttttatttgtttttattttcacttttgttgTGTACAAAAATGAACGTAAACTTTTGTATTATGCTCGGATTTCAGCCATAATTTAATTAGTTTCCAAGGCGACCTGCCACGCACAATATGACAGACGCCCCGATTAGTCGATGAGAACTCCAACTCCCAGAATACCCCATATTGTAAACCCATTACGCAGTGCCGTCTCCGCCCATCTCCCTCTGTTTGCTACTGAGGTATCGGTACAGGGGAAAGTGGGTGCTATGGGTAAACGCAGTCCCTAACATTCGCAAATTAGCGTAACTATCAGGACAGCAGCTCTACTAAAAACCGCAACCATGTTCGGCCGGTCACGGAGTTGGGTTGGAGGACAGAGTAAAACGAAAAATATCCACTCCTTGGACCATTTGAAGTGAGTAGACAACGCAACGAAGGCTAACGCTAGCTCATAGTCACAGCTTTGAAATAACGTTAATATTGCTTTATTCATCAGCTGTTTGAATAATAGAGGTACCATTAACAGTTCTGTATCGAGTTGGATAACAGTAAAGCTAGCTGTGACTGCTTTATCGCTTGtgtaataaaattgtaaaataaaatgctagCTAGCACGCCGTTAACCTTATCTGATGCTTGTGGTTGTAGTCAATAAACCAGTTTTAACACAATTTTAGACTATAGCAACACATGCACCTGCAGACCTATGACCTTCGAACAGGTGGTCTTGAGAATCAGTCCACGGAACAGATTGACCTGGCAGGAGAGTGCAGCAAATCACTGGGGTTACCAGTGTATGTTCTGAACAGGTGTGCTAAACTTCACATCATAGTTTTTTTCAACAGGTGCCTCAAATTAGGAGGAAGATTGGATGTTGATTGAGGGTGGACGCAACCAGGAGTTTTAATACGTTAGTGTTCCCTTGGAGGCCATGAATATTGCGTTTTACTGAAGCATAATATCTAATGGACAAATTCATCTCTTTCCAATAAAGGAAGTGtttgttaaaatgatttattagtatttttttttcacaggtaTCTCAGCATTCCTGACGTACTGTGCTTTTCTATTTCATGGAGCATTGTACACTgagaaaataaaggtgtttaccaaaaaaaaaaaaagtagtataTTCAAATCTcttataaattattaaaagtacCAAAATGTCCAACTGctgttaaattaatattgtgTGATCAATTTATTGATCATTAAAGTTATGTTTATCTAGCACCATTATCAGACTTGAAGCAGAAATATAGACTATGTTTAGTAGCAAtgttcaagttgtttttttaccttatTAACAGCACTTTATTAACGGTGTTATCTTAACAGTAACACTATAGATGGTGACATGGTGATTATCCATTACCCTATATATTTCTGTTGACCAGTACTGGtcacatttgttgttgttttttttaagtgacgGCAAACTCTTAACTGGCTGGTTGTGCACATCAACAGGTGAGGGAGGGACAGAGTTGCTTTAGTGTAGCTCCACATTCCAAACTCTGTTTACTCTGGTGTTTATCTGCTGAAATTTCACCGAAAggacttaaaaatgtatttattctttgCTTCTGTCATTTGTTCACATCTCTGTCAGATACATGTACCATATTCTCACCAAAAACACTACTGTAACGGATCACAACCGAAACCTGCTCGTCGAGACCATCCGCTCCATCACAGAGATCCTCATTTGGGGGGATCAGAATGACAGCTCTGTGTTTGAGTAAGTCCCGGACAAAGCCCTTATTTTATCTCTGTTGAATATGCAGTGATGAATGATTTTGCTGAATAGCATTGTTTTGAAGGTCTTTGTGGCACTTCTTAACTTAAGATGTTGGAAAAATTGTAAATGTAAGCCGTAATCATTTTAACCAAAATGGTGTATTCAAAATGgcatgaaaaaaggaaaatgattgcCATTATGATAGAGTTCAAGGAAAAAAGTTTAACCTCAACTGTTTTAAAACCCGACTAGTGAATCGTGTCGGTGATTTCCTGGCAGCTAATGTTGCTACACCGAAAGCCTGTTGTGTTAACAAGAACAGGCTTTCAGACAAGGACAGCCTAAGGAGCTAGTAGGTTGTTGCAAGGCCATGTAGTTGAAAGCAGCAgtttacacacacaacatagacatctttttttcttagtttctgaagttaaatcagacgaAACTTAAGTTAAGTtacttagaaataattttggtaattctgtTTGCTAAATACCACAATAAGGAGAGGAATAATATGTTACTTTGTTTGCCACCTCCATACTCCACTGTTGGGAGGCTTAAAAGcgaacacttttttttcctccaaatgtaactATGGTTCCACTTTAGTGGAGCTGCTAGAATGCTTCAGCAGTTTTATTCTTATGTCTGAGAACTTGTAGTCAGAAACATGCATGAGTTactttgtttctcttctctcaTTTATGTGAGCAGCTTTTTCTTGGAGAAGAACATGTTTGTCTTCTTCTTGAACATCCTGCGTCAGAAGTCTGGTCGCTACGTCTGTGTCCAACTGCTTCAGACCCTCAACATACTGTTTGAAAACATCAGCCACGAGACTTCATTATGTAAGTACTAACACTAAAGACATGACATTTACGTTGCTATTACAGGTCTCTTGCTAAGCAACAGAGTACAAGTTGTAGCCTATTAATCTTCGCGGGTAGGTTTGGTGGTTTTTAGGTTTGTAAAGAGAAACTACTGGTTATGCAGTTGTTAGCTCTTAATCTATTTATCTAACTGATTTTAAGTTCTCTTCTGTGTGCAGATTATCTGTTGTCGAACAACCATGTCAACTCTATCATCGTCCACAAGTTCGACTTTTCAGATGAAGAGATAATGGCTTACTATATTTCCTTCCTCAAGACTCTGTCTCTCAAGCTGAACAACCACACTGTGCACTTCTTCTACAACGAGGTGAGGCCTCACTGGGGTGGGTGCATGTGAGAATACGAAGCTGGACAGAATAGTGAAATGTTTGCTCAGTGGCAACCATTTCTGACATGCCGTTTGCATTAGAGTCAAGAAGAAAGAGAGTTTGAAGAGGATTTTAATGAGGGAGAAAATAACAGAACTTCATTAGTTATTTCAGTAGTTTTATACTAGTAGCTCATTTGATGAATGCTTATTTTACTATCTCTGAACTGCAAGAAATTTATTGTaaagacacatttttcaaatgtgacaAGAACTCCACAACAAGCccgttttctttcctttaaaacaaatctttctctAGAACTTATTTAATGAATTTGGTTCTTATTTGCCTGTATGGATGTAATGAATGTTAACTCTAAAACATAAATTCAACACCTGAACTGTTAGTGATGATGTCACCTTTTCCACAGTA
This window encodes:
- the dexi gene encoding dexamethasone-induced protein homolog, which translates into the protein MTRSVYAQLDSVVLLLDELPYMFYLGLFFVNVLILYYAFLMEYIVLNVGIVFLPEDMDQALVDLGVLSDPASVPYDTDPELDVFEGYLE